In Xenorhabdus griffiniae, the genomic window GGTAAGTAAAGACGGAAAGCTGGCCTTCCATGCGGATCGCAGCACCCGAAACCAATGTTATTTTACGGCCATAACACAGACGATTGAGTTGTTCACGAATGGCAACATTATCTGTACAGTCGAGTACAATTTCATGTTGGCTGATTAACTCATCTAACGCCGGATCATCCAATAGTCCTTCAATGGGATTGATGGCGATATGTGGATTGATCTCCCGCAGGGTCAGCGCCGCGGAATGCACTTTTGCCATACCAATACGCTCATCGCGGTGGAGGATCTGCCGTTGCAAATTGGAAAGGGAAACCGTGTCAAAATCCAGCAGGGTGATTGTTCCAATACCTGCCGCTGCAAGATATTGGGAAGCAGCGCAACCCAGCCCCCCAGCTCCCACTATCAACACCTTGGCTGATTTTAATTTTTCCTGCCCGTCGAAATCGAAACCACGTAAGACAATTTGTCGGTTATAACGCAACGTTTCTTCATCAGTAAGTTCGACTGCCATGTTTCATTATCTTCTTAGTTATACGCATTAAACTGCAAGTTGCATTTACAACACTCTATGAAATCACACGCATCTTGAAGTTAGATTGGTATATTAGTTTTTCAATTACTGGTTATTTCAATAAATAGTTAAAAAACTCGATTTGTACCGTTTCACCAGCAGCAACATGCCCACGTTCCCGTTCCAACACAATAAAACAGTTGCCGAGGTTATATGAACTAAAGATATGGGAACCTTGATGCCCTGTAGTTTGTACCTCTAATTCACCTTGTTCATTAAGTGAAGCAATACCACGTTGGAAATCCAGTCTGCCAGGGGATTTTTTCAAAGGTGTTGTCGTCTTGGCTGTGAGACGCATAGGTGGTTGCCATGCAGAAAAACCCGCTAAATGGGCAATCAATGGTTGTACTAATTGGTAGAACGTGAGTACGGCAGACACAGGGTTACCTGGCAAGCCGCAGAACCAGGCATTTTCCAATTTTCCAAAAGCGAAAGGTTTTCCCGGTTTGATAGCGAGTTTCCAAAAACTAATTTTTCCTATTTCGTCTAAAATTTGTCTGGTGTAATCCGCTTCACCGACAGAAACGCCACCACTGCTGATCACTAAATCTGCTTGTTTATCTGCTTCAATAAAGGTCTGGCGCAATGCATCAGGATCATCGCGGATTACGCCAAGATCGATAATTTCACAATCCAGTTTTTCCAGCATCAGGCGAATAGCAAATCGGTTGGTATCGTAAATTTGGCCTGCCTGTAAGGGTTTACCGATGGCTTGTAACTCATCACCGGTAGAAAAAATGGCAACTTTCAGTTTGCGGACAACATCAATCGTTGCAATACCTAGCGAAGCAATCAGCGGTAATTGTGCTGTGGAGAGCTTAATCCCTTTTGGCAATACCACCGCATTTTGGCTGATATCTTCCCCAATGGTGCGAATATTCTGCCCTGGTTTTACCGGATGGGGGAAGCGAATGCCTGTTTCGGTAACCTCCGTTTGTTCTTGCATCACAACAGCATCAGTGCCAGGAGGAATGGGGGCACCAGTCATAATGCGGATGCAACTGCCGTTCGGCCATTCTTGCTGAAACGGCATACCAGCCAGCGCCTTACCTGCCACTGGTAAGATGTGGTTTTCGTGCAGATCTGCCAGGCGAATGGCATAACCGTCCATTGCTGAGTTATCAAACGAGGGTACGTTGATCGGGGAAATGATATCAGTGGCGGTAATTCGGTTCGCAGATTCAGTCAGGTTAATGGTTTCTGTCGTGATCAAAGGGGTAGCAGTGAGGGGAACGGTGTGTGTCAGTAATGTTTCTAGTGCTTGCTCAAGTGAGGTATGACAGTGATCCATAAGAAACTCCCTATACGCCGCAAATTGCGGGCAACTGTTTATTCTTGTAGGGGATGCATTATGGCAAAGATTGCATTGTTGGGGAATGACAGGCGATGGTGACTGCCACAGAGAGAGGTTTGTTAAGAAAAGATGTATATTATATTCATGATTTGTTATAACTGGATGATGCCCTCCAAACTAATTAATTTTATTACTATTTAATCACTATGAAAAATCAAACTGTTACATCTCTTCATCGTAATTATCAAGCTTTTCAGATTGCATTAAGTGGCTTCCTCGCTTTGGTTGTTGCAATGGGAATAGGACGCTTTACTTTTACCCCACAAGTTCCATTAATGATCGCTGAGTCACAACTCACGTTAACGAGTGCGGGGATAGTTGCAGCATTCAATTACCTCGGCTATCTGGCGGGTTCTTATGATGCCATGCGGGCGCAACGTTTTGTAGAATACCGTTTGTGGAGCGGTTTGTGGGGATCTGTCATTATCACCTTGCTTTCTGCATTGTTGGATGGCCCGATATTACACAGTATTGCCCGCTTTTTTATTGGCTGGGCCAGTGGTTGGACGCTGGTATTGGTTGCCGCATGGACGAATGATGAATTGGCAAAATTGAATCGTCCGGGGTTGAGTGCAGCCGTTTTCTCAGGGACCGGAGTGGGGATATTTATCAGTGGCATGGTAGCAATAGGGCTCCAGTCCTGGCAGATGAGCGCAGCCAGTGCGTGGATGTTATATGGCATCCTGGCGCTGTTATTCAGCATTTATGTCAGTCGTTATCTGCCCCGCAGCGGTGAATTGCACCGTCCGCAGACGGCAATCCAAACCTTGAGTCTGACACCGAAAATCAAGCGATTAGTGTGGTGTTATAGCCTGGCTGGATTTGGCTATATTTTGCCTGCGACATTTCTTTCCCAAATGGCGACAGTGCGTTTTCCTGATAGCTTGTTTGCCCAGTTTGTCTGGCCAATATTTGGTGGTGCTTCGGTCATTGGCATTATGTTAGGAATTTTGTTGCGTAATGTATCAACATCCCAAATTCGTCTGGCGGTGACGTTATGGCTTCAGGCACTAGGTATCCTGATTGCGGAAATGTTGCCGGGCATTAGTGGTTTGATGATTGGGGCATTGCTGATAGGCGGTGGATTTATGTGTGTAGTACAGCTTGCTTTGCAGTATGGCCGTGAATTGGCGCCCAATCATGCCCGTTATATGGCGGGATTGCTGACCACGGGCTATGCATTGGGACAATTGGTCGGGCCAATGTTATCCGCTACTTCGACATGGCTGACAGGCAAACTGGAACCTGCGTTGTATATCGCATTTATTGGGTTGCTCATTGCTGGTTTGCTGGTATTTTATCGCACCAATACTCATCGTGAGCCATCCTGATTTGGTGCATTGATGATATACAGGTATAGTTATGCGCTTATTCGTGCAAACGATATATGCGTAGAACAAGATAATAAAGTCGATATTGTGTGGTATTACATTCGCTGATATCTGCGTAAAATAAGCGTCCCGATTTCCCGTCAAGTAACGGAAATATTTACCTTGGAGAAACTGATGTCATCCCTAAGTACAGAAGCTGCGCTGGTGCATTCGGCACTGGTTGCCCGTGGTCTTGAAACCCCATTGCGTGGACAAACTTTGGCGCCAGAGGTGCGTAAAGTACGCATTGAGGAACACATGACAGAAATTATGAAGCTGTTAAATCTCGATTTGAGTGATGACAGTTTGGCAGATACGCCCGCTCGTATCGCGAAAATGTATGTGGATGAGATATTCTCAGGGTTGGACTATAACAATTTCCCGAAAATTACGCTGATAGAAAATAAAATGAAAGTGGATGAAATGGTAACAGTGCGTGATATTACGATGACCAGCACTTGTGAACACCATTTTGTCACTATTGATGGCAAAGCCACGGTTGCTTATATTCCTAAAGATAAAGTTATTGGTTTGTCGAAGATTAATCGCATTGTTCAGTTTTTTGCCCAGCGTCCACAAGTGCAGGAACGCTTAACACAGCAGATCCTGATTGCTCTGCAAACTTTGCTTGGTACAAACAATGTTGCTGTTTCCATTGATGCTGTCCATTATTGCGTGAAAGCACGTGGTATTCGCGATGCAACCAGTACCACGACAACGACTTCTCTGGGAGGGTTATTTAAAACCAGCCAGAATACACGACAGGAATTCCTGCGTGCTGTGCGTCACCTGCATTTGTCATGATGAACTTTTATTATCATGAAACACAGTTGTAATGGGGTAATGTGTCAGAGAATTGAGATAGTTGATAGTGTGCGTGGTTTTGCCATTTTGGGAATATTATTGCTGAACATTTCCAGTTTTGCTTTGCCATATGCAGCCTCTATGAATTTGTTTTATAAAGATTCAGTCTCGTTCTCTGACGTGATGACATGGTCTGTATTGAATACTTTTACTCAGGGAAAATTCCTGTTCATCTTGACGCTGTTGTTCGGCGCATCACTTGAATTGCTTCGGCAGCGGGGACGTGATTGGAATATTTCCCGGTTACTGGTTTTGGCTGTTATTGGTTTGCTGCATGGTGTTTTGCTATGGGATGGCGACATTTTGTTGTCATATGGCGTTGTTGGTTTATTGGCATGGCGTTTTATCAATACCCGTCAAAAGTTGTTTGGTACAGCGGCGACTTTTTATTTATTCGGCATAATGATGTTTTACCTTTTAGGACTCTTTCCTGTAGGGGAAAATAATGCATTTTGGCAGCCGACACCGGAAGATATTTCTTATGAAAGCTACTGGAAAATGTATGGTGGATTATTAGCCATAGAATACCGTATTCGTCAGATAAGCGGTGCGATGATTGTGGTGATTGTGCAATATGGCTGGCAAATAATGGGGGTTATGCTTTGTGGCGCTATGTTACTACGCAATGGTTGGTTGAAAGGGGAATTTAGCCATAATCATTACCGCCGATTGGCATTATGTCTGATCCCTGTTGGTATGCTGGTTCAGGGGATTGCCTTGTCGATACAATATTTATATCCCTACAGCTATTTCGCATCTTGGACCGTCCGCTACACCATTACTGAATTGGCGACACCGTTGCTAGCATTGGCTTATATTGCATTAATTTATGGATTTTGGCCTGTCATTTCACGTTGGAAAATCGCGTTTTGGCTCCGGCAGGTCGGGAAAATGGCACTGAGCAGCTACTTGTTACAAACACTGATTTGTACCACACTTTTTTATCG contains:
- the moeB gene encoding molybdopterin-synthase adenylyltransferase MoeB translates to MAVELTDEETLRYNRQIVLRGFDFDGQEKLKSAKVLIVGAGGLGCAASQYLAAAGIGTITLLDFDTVSLSNLQRQILHRDERIGMAKVHSAALTLREINPHIAINPIEGLLDDPALDELISQHEIVLDCTDNVAIREQLNRLCYGRKITLVSGAAIRMEGQLSVFTYQPETPCYRCLSRLFGENSLTCVEAGVMAPLVGTIGSLQAMETIKLLTQYGQTCHGKVLLFDAMTMQFRQITLRQDPLCEVCRSQ
- the moeA gene encoding molybdopterin molybdotransferase MoeA; the protein is MDHCHTSLEQALETLLTHTVPLTATPLITTETINLTESANRITATDIISPINVPSFDNSAMDGYAIRLADLHENHILPVAGKALAGMPFQQEWPNGSCIRIMTGAPIPPGTDAVVMQEQTEVTETGIRFPHPVKPGQNIRTIGEDISQNAVVLPKGIKLSTAQLPLIASLGIATIDVVRKLKVAIFSTGDELQAIGKPLQAGQIYDTNRFAIRLMLEKLDCEIIDLGVIRDDPDALRQTFIEADKQADLVISSGGVSVGEADYTRQILDEIGKISFWKLAIKPGKPFAFGKLENAWFCGLPGNPVSAVLTFYQLVQPLIAHLAGFSAWQPPMRLTAKTTTPLKKSPGRLDFQRGIASLNEQGELEVQTTGHQGSHIFSSYNLGNCFIVLERERGHVAAGETVQIEFFNYLLK
- a CDS encoding YbfB/YjiJ family MFS transporter, producing the protein MKNQTVTSLHRNYQAFQIALSGFLALVVAMGIGRFTFTPQVPLMIAESQLTLTSAGIVAAFNYLGYLAGSYDAMRAQRFVEYRLWSGLWGSVIITLLSALLDGPILHSIARFFIGWASGWTLVLVAAWTNDELAKLNRPGLSAAVFSGTGVGIFISGMVAIGLQSWQMSAASAWMLYGILALLFSIYVSRYLPRSGELHRPQTAIQTLSLTPKIKRLVWCYSLAGFGYILPATFLSQMATVRFPDSLFAQFVWPIFGGASVIGIMLGILLRNVSTSQIRLAVTLWLQALGILIAEMLPGISGLMIGALLIGGGFMCVVQLALQYGRELAPNHARYMAGLLTTGYALGQLVGPMLSATSTWLTGKLEPALYIAFIGLLIAGLLVFYRTNTHREPS
- the folE gene encoding GTP cyclohydrolase I FolE, which translates into the protein MSSLSTEAALVHSALVARGLETPLRGQTLAPEVRKVRIEEHMTEIMKLLNLDLSDDSLADTPARIAKMYVDEIFSGLDYNNFPKITLIENKMKVDEMVTVRDITMTSTCEHHFVTIDGKATVAYIPKDKVIGLSKINRIVQFFAQRPQVQERLTQQILIALQTLLGTNNVAVSIDAVHYCVKARGIRDATSTTTTTSLGGLFKTSQNTRQEFLRAVRHLHLS
- the yeiB gene encoding DUF418 domain-containing protein YeiB; protein product: MCQRIEIVDSVRGFAILGILLLNISSFALPYAASMNLFYKDSVSFSDVMTWSVLNTFTQGKFLFILTLLFGASLELLRQRGRDWNISRLLVLAVIGLLHGVLLWDGDILLSYGVVGLLAWRFINTRQKLFGTAATFYLFGIMMFYLLGLFPVGENNAFWQPTPEDISYESYWKMYGGLLAIEYRIRQISGAMIVVIVQYGWQIMGVMLCGAMLLRNGWLKGEFSHNHYRRLALCLIPVGMLVQGIALSIQYLYPYSYFASWTVRYTITELATPLLALAYIALIYGFWPVISRWKIAFWLRQVGKMALSSYLLQTLICTTLFYRFELFGQFSRLELMAFIPFIWAFNIWFACWWLQRYSQGPMEKLWRSLTAKLAGKV